A segment of the Lycium barbarum isolate Lr01 chromosome 7, ASM1917538v2, whole genome shotgun sequence genome:
TGGATTGGTTGGTTCTCAAACATGATTAACAGATGGATAATGTTCCCTTTTAAACAGATCATCCTGCATAATGTGTCAAgtttcacttaggaataagaaatGCCTTTGCCTCTTGATAATTTGCATACATATGTCTAAAACTGTCCATTTAGGAGTATGTGTTTATTCTCTTAGTTTGGCATCTGTTCATCTGGTCACGCCTATTCTGCAAGTTGTTAAGTATGTGTAGATTGGAAATGATCATGGTCTTAATGTGCTGCTACTGTCAAGTCTCTCCAGATGCATGTTAAAGTGTTATCAATGTCTTGGATCTACCTCCCCTATCCCTTGTAGCTTCTTGTGTGGAATCTGGATAGAATCTTATAACTCCTCCCCTTTCTTTTACCTCTGGCTAAGAGCATATTATCTCTATGCTGATTTAAGAAGACTGCTTGTGTGGAAATTGAGGGTTGATTTTGGTTTTGCTTGTGTACAAATTGGGTTTGTCTTCTCTAAGTTTTTGGTTAACACTAACCTTAATACCATGAAGCATGTTACTTAGTTTAGTGTACTTGTTTTAGTTCTCCATATGTTAAGCTACCTTGCATGATTATTTCTGATTCAAAGCTAAGTCTGCATGTATTAATGGAGTGTGTTTGGTTTGCTGATTATCTATTTGAACCATGTCAAGATATCTGGGTATTCCTTCTGGTTATATTTGTAACTTTTCATTGTGCTTGCTTTGGTATGTTTGTTTTTGGTTTGAAATATGTGAGATGCCCATGAATTTCCTTTCCTCTTTTTGGATTTTTGAATCTGCTCATGTTGGCTTATCTCCTCATATTCCCTATCTGATTTTTGTTTGTGGTATGATATACCTCGAAGTATACATGGTATATAAACCTTAgtatacaccaagtgtatacaAGGGTCGTATATTAGTGTATACCTTTCAGGTATACCATGTATACTCTGAATATTATGTGTATACCAGCCATTGCATATGTCTGAACTCTACACACGTCTAAGTACAATAAATATTACACTATTTGATTCTGCCTATGTTTGAGTGTTGCCCTGTTTATATGTCATAAGTGTGTGGCGGCTGAATTgtgtatatatgcgtatattactGGTATACCTTCATTAAAGCACGATAATGgggaggttagattggtcattatggatcaagcttgaaccctccctggtgttagccatgcctgggattcatgaaatcccttggaacttatgcaacatcgggaagacgggggcaaaagctttccaatattaaccttctatacatccttatgaatgtgtatacatgaggtatacttaaatatacacagtatatacacaatctactgatctgttttgagtttacattttatatgtttaaccttattcattgattatatactaatccttttcctttcattttatgcatgaccttcgcatatgagtccgagggactcgtctccttccgcatccggcgttgggctaaaagcccaacgtgacCTCTCTCGTGTCTGCCCTGtccgaagcaaaaaaaaaaaaaaaaaggaaaaagattctgggccgaagcccaatagcagaCAGATTGCAGCAGTCctagaaaatgggctgagcccatttaattataTTTGCCCCTTTATTTTGTGCACTTAATTTGTATTGTACGACTGCTACTTCACTTTGTGTTGTTTTCTTAGCTAGGATGAACCTTAGCGGAATTAGTAGGTTagttttagtataatgggtaaTTAATTTAAAGGAGAAACCAACAACTAATTCCATAGgtttcattcttttcttttttttatgttaaaattatttatagtatctataatatttatctttATTAGAATAATTATATATTTTGAGTCAAGGGAATCatgttttattcttactatcttagaaatttcaaaacgtcactaatacgaaAATATGAatccaagtatattttataaacaattttttaaagattatccaattatgcatatttttggcCGAATagagttaataaaaaataataaagaaacTCACGTCCTCTTGCGtcatatttataaaaaataaagcTAGATTTTTGTTTGCATCGTcatattcacataacataattttatccaaagttcaaatttgctaggtcttctcttaaaagctattacttatatgcaaatcattatattttctgcaagtcttattttaaaatagcattactacattttcatttaaggccttagcaacatttataagtcttattttaaatagcacttaaagtcttcttttatgcaaattattatattttctacaagtcttatcttgaatagcattattatattttcatttaaagccttaacaacatttataagtcttatttctagcattactatattttcctttaaaagttTAGCGACATTTACAAGCcattttattaaaatttaaatgATATATTTGCATCTtcagccttaattaattaacctaagtttgaccggttaatcgtagttaacggattctaaaggatgcctaaccccttccctttaggataatcaagaACTCCTACCTAGAATCATAAATTAAGTAGactattaatggaggtttagttagctttaccttagttaataattaggtgtcctaattcaccattaaattaattaggtggcgactccttaaaataaacaaaataggaatcaccaatatgttgtactctactttgactcggtttaaatggggtataacatctgGAACTTCTATCGGCCCAATTTCAACCACATTTACCCTTAGAATGGGCCAACGACGACCATCTTTGTCAACATCAGCTAAATAAGTAAGCAAATCATCATCATCCTTTATTTCAGAAAAATGTGCTTTTTCCGTTGCAATAATGCTGAGCATGTAAGTGATTGAGAGATCCTTCAGCGCACAACATAACTTACACCTAGTAATGACGATATCAACAGACTCGTCATACGTAACATCCCTCCTCACTAGTATCGGTACTGTAAGACCACCCTTCGACTTCCAACTATAGCGCTCATCGGTCTCTGTCCATTCACTATGTAGATCAACTGCTAATAGTATTGTGTCCCCCATTAATTGTCACAACACCTGCGGATATTACATAGATACATATTAGAATTTGTGACAGTATTATAGTCAATACAGTATTTATACATAGAGAATTTATATGCAGGTTCACAGTGTAAACAACCTGTGGTTGTTTAAACAAAGTTTGGTTGTTTACATAGAGCCTGCATGTGCAATGCAAACTCTTAGCATAAATACCATGCAGTTGTTTAAACTACATATGAATATTTAAATACATTAGGATGTGCAGTTTTTTAGTGTAAACACTACATGGagattttaaaaatatatgataTTTATGTAAACACCATGTGCAATGCAGGTCATTTGTGTAAACACCATCCAGTTGTTTAAACAACGTGCAGTTGTTTATAAACAACGTGCAGTTGTTTATAAACAACGTGCAGTTGTTTATTAACAATATAGAAGAACTGAATGTTTAATTTAGAAAACGATAAAGAACGTTAAATTATTACCTTAAATCACTGAGATGAACTGTTTATCCCCTTTGAAGCAAATTCCCAAACAATGTATTAACAAATTACTATCAAGAACAGAGAAGTAACACAAATTAAAAAATCTttggtttagtgatgaagaagaaggCAAATGCAGATTTCATTTTTGTTCAATGAAGATAAATCTAACCCTAGTTTGAAGAGAGCAAGGCGTTTGGAAGGCTGGAATGTGttgagattgaaaaaaaaaagatgtggaagaagatgaagatgaatgtGGGGAGGGCTGCTCCCGCTGAAAAAATGAGCTGACAATGGAAATTTTTTGTTGCCCTTTTGGCTAAAAAACCCTCTTATATGTTGGGCCTGTTTGTAAATAGCAAAACTTTGGGGTGtataaaaatattcttttttaaaTGAGCATAACCCCATTAATACCTAATTATACTAGAGTCCCTTTTACCCAATTTTTAAAACTTGTGTCCTAAATCCTCAAATAGATAACTCAAAAGTCTCTTTTAATTCTATCCCCCGGAGATAAATCTAACCCTAGTTTGAAGAGAGCAAGGCGTTTGACAATGAATGAATTAAAAGGGACAAACAAGTTTGACAATTGAGTGGGAGTCCTTCAAGTTTTAAATATTAGGTAGGAGTGACAAATAAGTGTTTAGTGTTAATGACGTCAAACCTCATTAAAAAGACTTTTCCCAACACCTTCAAACTTTACTTGTTTACACTTTAACCccattaaaattaaaaattacccAAATAAAATTCTTCCGTTGTTGAGTTGTGAAGATTTTGGGTTATAAATTTGTAATTGAAATTCAAAAATAATTGGTGAATTGTGGCATGATTAATTAGATATTATTTATTTGTGCTTAAATAGGTTGTTAAAACACTACTTGGAAGGAGAATTGGTGTAAGAAAAATTAAAACTCCATTGTTAGgtttgttgaagttgaaaattcGGATATGAAAATTGATTATAATTTTGAGTGGATGTTTTTGAAAATCATTGTAAACACTTGAGAGAAGCTAAAAATCAAACTTGAAATTATTCAATGGTGATTTGAGTGATTTTTAGAACCAATAAATAAACTTTTGTTGTCGCGAACAACTACGGGAGTGGTTGGACAACTATTAGAGTTGTTGTAATAAGTAATATTAAAGTTCTTGAAACAAACAACAGTTATTCCCACAACTTCAACAGTTGTTCCATCATCTGTCGAAGTTATTCCAATATTTAATAATCATAATCTTTAAGTTAATATTTTACTATGTGTATAATCACTTGATTAATGTTCAATTGTAATCAAATCAATAAGTTTATGTCTAATAATATGTTGAATCACTCAATTAAtcttcaactaccattcaattccTTAGCTAATGTTTTACTATGCATTGTATTGCTCTGTTGATATTCAATTATAATGGATTAATCGTTATTGTTATAGTTGTCCTAACAATTACTTTAATTGCTCCTATAATTTATATAGTTTCCCAACAATTGCTTCAattgtacaatttttttttaattgtctcATCAACTACTTGAGTTGTTCCAACAATTTATTTAGTTGTCCCAACAATTATGTCAGTTGTTCCATCATTTTATGTAGTTATCCTAACAACTCTTAAATAATTCATAGAATCGTTAATACTACTTAATAATTCATCGAATCTCTTGATTGATCACCAATTGTCATTACATTACTTTATGTGTAATATTtcataaaatcactcaattttCAATTATTATTGAATCATTATGTTTATGTCCAACATAATAATAGAATCACTTGATCGACCTTCCATTCTTACTGAACCACTATGTTTATCCAAAATTATTCATAATATGGCTCGAGCGATCATCAATTTTTATTATTACTTTGTTTATGTGTAATGTTAAATACAGTCACTCAACCGTTCTTTGATTGTTCAAATCACTACCTTTATCCTTAATAATttgtatttttcattaaattACTTTGTTTATGTGTAATAGCTCATACAATCACTCCATCGACTTCAATTGCTATCGAATCACTACGTCTATCCTTATAGCATGGAACAATTGATCATTAATTTTCGTTAAATTACTTATTTTNNNNNNNNNNNNNNNNNNNNNNNNNNNNNNNNNNNNNNNNNNNNNNNNNNNNNNNNNNNNNNNNNNNNNNNNNNNNNNNNNNNNNNNNNNNNNNNNNNNNNNNNNNNNNNNNNNNNNNNNNNNNNNNNNNNNNNNNNNNNNNNNNNNNNNNNNNNNNNNNNNNNNNNNNNNNNNNNNNNNNNNNNNNNNNNNNNNNNNNNNNNNNNNNNNNNNNNNNNNNNNNNNNNNNNNNNNNNNNNNNNNNNNNNNNNNNNNNNNNNNNNNNNNNNNNNNNNNNNNNNNNNNNNNNNNNNNNNNNNNNNNNNNNNNNNNNNNNNNNNNNNNNNNNNNNNNNNNNNNNNNNNNNNNNNNNNNNNNNNNNNNNNNNNNNNNNNNNNNNNNNNNNNNNNNNNNNNNNNNNNNNNNNNNNNNNNNNNNNNNNNNNNNNNNNNNNNNNNNNNNNNNNNNNNNNNNNNNNNNNNNNNNNNNNNNNNNNNNNNNNNNNNNNNNNNNNNNNNNNNNNNNNNNNNNNNNNNNNNNNNNNNNNNNNNNNNNNNNNNNNNNNNNNNNNNNNNNNNNNNNNNNNNNNNNNNNNNNNNNNNNNNNNNNNNNNNNNNNNNNNNNNNNNNNNNNNNNNNNNNNNNNNNNNNNNNNNNNNNNNNNNNNNNNNNNNNNNNNNNNNNNNNNNNNNNNNNNNNNNNNNNNNNNNNNNNNNNNNNNNNNNNNNNNNNNNNNNNNNNNNNNNNNNNNNNNNNNNNNNNNNNNNNNNNNNNNNNNNNNNNNNNNNNNNNNNNNNNNNNNNNNNNNNNNNNNNNNNNNNNNNNNNNNNNNNNNNNNNNNNNNNNNNNNNNNNNNNNNNNNNNNNNNNNNNNNNNNNNNNNNNNNNNNNNNNNNNNNNNNNNNNNNNNNNNNNNNNNNNNNNNNNNNNNNNNNNNNNNNNNNNNNNNNNNNNNNNNNNNNNNNNNNNNNNNNNNNNNNNNNNNNNNNNNNNNNNNNNNNNNNNNNNNNNNNNNNNNNNNNNNNNNNNNNNNNNNNNNNNNNNNNNNNNNNNNNNNNNNNNNNNNNNNNNNNNNNNNNNNNNNNNNNNNNNNNNNNNNNNNNNNNNNNNNNNNNNNNNNNNNNNNNNNNNNNNNNNNNNNNNNNNNNNNNNNNNNNNNNNNNNNNNNNNNNNNNNNNNNNNNNNNNNNNNNNNNNNNNNNNNNNNNNNNNNNNNNNNNNNNNNNNNNNNNNNNNNNNNNNNNNNNNNNNNNNNNNNNNNNNNNNNNNNNNNNNNNNNNNNNNNNNNNNNNNNNNNNNNNNNNNNNNNNNNNNNNNNNNNNNNNNNNNNNNNNNNNNNNNNNNNNNNNNNNNNNNNNNNNNNNNNNNNNNNNNNNNNNNNNNNNNNNNNNNNNNNNNNNNNNNNNNNNNNNNNNNNNNNNNNNNNNNNNNNNNNNNNNNNNNNNNNNNNNNNNNNNNNNNNNNNNNNNNNNNNNNNNNNNNNNNNNNNNNNNNNNNNNNNNNNNNNNNNNNNNNNNNNNNNNNNNNNNNNNNNNNNNNNNNNNNNNNNNNNNNNNNNNNNNNNNNNNNNNNNNNNNNNNNNNNNNNNNNNNNNNNNNNNNNNNNNNNNNNNNNNNNNNNNNNNNNNNNNNNNNNNNNNNNNNNNNNNNNNNNNNNNNNNNNNNNNNNNNNNNNNNNNNNNNNNNNNNNNNNNNNNNNNNNNNNNNNNNNNNNNNNNNNNNNNNNNNNNNNNNNNNNNNNNNNNNNNNNNNNNNNNNNNNNNNNNNNNNNNNNNNNNNNNNNNNNNNNNNNNNNNNNNNNNNNNNNNNNNNNNNNNNNNNNNNNNNNNNNNNNNNNNNNNNNNNNNNNNNNNNNNNNNNNNNNNNNNNNNNNNNNNNNNNNNNNNNNNNNNNNNNNNNNNNNNNNNNNNNNNNNNNNNNNNNNNNNNNNNNNNNNNNNNNNNNNNNNNNNNNNNNNNNNNNNTAGCGGGGATCCTCGTACATGGTGAATAACCAAATTCCAATTGAAATGAAATCTTTAGGAGAAATCAATGAAATTTAGGAGGAATCAATGAGAGGACATCAATTCAAATCCTGGATTTTCGAATTGAGAGAGATATTGAGAGAGATCAAGAATTCTCACCATTTCTTAGATTCATGGACCCAATTCAATTCAGTGGGATCCTTCATTCACATTTTTTTCCACCAAGAACGTTTTCTAAAACTCTTTGACCCCCGAATTTGGAGTATCCTACTTTCACGCAATTCACAGGGTTCAACAAGCAATCGATATTTCACGATCAAGGGTGTAATACTCTTTGTAGTAGCGGTCCTTATATATCGTATTAACAATCGAAATATGGTCGAAAgaaaaaatctctatttgatagGGCTTCTTCCTATACCTATGAATTCCATTGGACCCAGAAATGATACATTGGAAGAATCCGTTGGGTCTTCCAATATCAATAGGTTGATTGTTTCTCTCCTGTATCTTCCCAAAGGAAAAAAGATCTCTGAGAGTTGTTTCCTGAATCCGAAAGAGAGTACTTGGGTTCTCCCAATAACTAAAAAGTGTAGCATGCCTGAATCTAACTGGGGTTCGCgttggtggaggaactggatcGGAAAAAAGAGGGATTCTAGTTGTAAGATATCTAATGAAACCGTCGCTGGAATTGAGATCTTATTCAAAGAGAAAGATCTCAAATATCTGGAGTTTCTTTTTGTATATTATATGGATGATCCGATCCGCAAGGACCATGATTGGGAATTGTTTGATCGTCTTTCTCTGAGGAAGAGTCGAAATAGAATCAACTTGAATTCGGGACCGCTATTCGAAATCTTAGTGAAACACTGGATTTCTTATCTCATGTCTGCTTTTCGTGAAAAAATACCAATTGAAGTGGAGGGTTTCTTCAAACAACAAGGGGCTGGGTCAACTATTCAATCAAATGATATTGAGCATGTTTCCCATCTCTTCTCGAGAAACAAGTGGGCTATTTCTTTGCAAAACTGTGCTCAATTTCATATGTGGCAATTCCGCCAAGATCTCTTCGTTAGTTGGGGGAAGAATCCGCCCGAATCGGATTTTTTGAGGAACGTATCGAGAGAGAATTGGATTTGGTTAGACAATGTGTGGTTGGTAAACAAGGATCGGTTTTTTAGCAAGGTACAGAATGTATCGTCAAATATTCAATATGATTCCACAAGATCTAGTTTCGTTCAAGTAACGGATTCTAGCCAACTGAAAGGATCTTCTGATCAATCCAGAGATCATTTGGATTCCATTAGTAATGAGGATTCGGAATATCACACATTGATTAATCAAAGAGAGATTCAACAACGAAAAGAAAGATCAATTCTTTGGGATCCTTCCTTTCTTCAAACGGAACGAAAAGAGATAGAATCAGGCCGATTCCCGAAATGCCTTTCTGGATATTCCTCAATGTCCCGGCTATTCACGGAACGTGAGAAGCAGATGATTAATCATCTGTTTCCGGAAGAAATCGAAGAATTTCTTGGGAATCCTACAAGATCCGTTCGTTCTTTTTTCTCTGATAGATGGTCAGAACTTCATCTGGGTTCGAATCCTACTGAGAGGTCCACTAGAGATCATAAATTGTTGAAGAAACAACAAGATCTTTCTTTTGTCCCTTCCAGGCGatcggaaaagaaagaaatggttaaTATATTCAAGATAATTACGTATTTACAAAATACCGTCTCAATTCATCCTATTTCATCAGATCCGGGATGTGATATGGTTCCGAAGGATGAACCGGATATGGACAGTTCCAATAAGATTTCATTCTTGAACAAAAATCCATTTTTTGATTTATTTCATCTATTCCATGACCGGAACAGGGGAGGATACACGTTACACTACGATTTTGAATCAGAAGAGAGATTTCAAGAAATGGCAGATCTATTCACTCTATCAATAACCGAGCCGGATCTGGTGTATCATAAGGGATTTGCCTTTTCTATTGATTCCTGCGGATTGGATCAAAAACAATTCTTGAATGAGGCCAGGGATGAATCGAAAAAGAAATCTTTATTGGTTCTACCTCCTATTTTTTATGAAGAGAATGAATCTTTTTCTCGAAGGATCAGAAAAAAATGGGTCCGGATCTCCTGCGGGAATGATTTGGAAGATCCAAAACCAAAAATAGTGGTATTTGCTAGCAACAACATAATGGAGGCAGTCACTCAATATAGATTGATCCGAAATCTGATTCAAATCCAATATAGTACCTATGGGTACATAAGAAATGTATTGAATCGATTCTTTTTAATGAATAGATCCGATCGCAACTTCGAATATGGAATTCAAAGGGATCAAATAGGAAAGGATACTCTGAATCATAGAACTATAATGAAATATACGATCAaccaatatttatcgaatttgaAAAAGAGTCAGAAGAAATGGTTCGAGCCTCTTATTTTGATTTCTCGAACCGAGAGATCCATGAATCGGGATCCTGATGCATATAGATACAAATGGTCCAATGGGAGCAAGAATTTCCAGGAACATTTGGAACAGTCCGTTTCGGAGCAGAAGAGCCGTTTTCAAGTAGTGTTCGATCAATTACGTATTATTCAATATTCGATTGATTGGTCTGAGGTTATCGACAAAAAAGATTTGTCTAAGTCACTTCGTCTCTTTTTGTCTAAGCCACTTCGTTTCTTTTTGTCCAAGTCACTTCTTTTTTTGTCCAAGTCACTTCTTTTTTTgtctaactcacttccttttttcTGTGTGAGTTTCGGAAATATCCCCATTCATAGGTCCGAGATCTACATCTATGAATTGAAAGGTCCGAATGATCAACTCTGCAATCAGTTGTTAGAATCAATAGGTCTTCAAATTGTTCATTTGAAAAAATTGAAACCCTTCTTATTGGACGATCATGATACTTCCCAAAAATCGAAATTCTTGATCAATGGAGGAACAATATCACCATTTTTGTTCAATAAGATACCAAAGTGGATGATTGACTCATTCCATACTAGAAATAATCGCAGGAAATCCTTTGATAACCCGGATTCCTATTTCTCAATGATATTCCACGATCAAGACAATTGGCTGAATCCCGTGAAACCATTTCATAGAAGTTCATTGATATCTTCTTTTTATAAAGCAAATCGACTTCGATTCTTGAATAATCCACATCACTTCTGCTTCTATTGGAACACAAGATTCCCCTTTTCTGTGGAAAAGGCCCGTATCAATAATTCTGATTTTACGTATGGACAATTCCTCAATATCTTGTTCATTCgcaacaaaatattttctttGTGCGTCGGTAACAAAAAACATGCTTTTTGGGGGAGAGATACTATTTCACCAATCGAGTCACAGGTTTCTAACATATTCATACCTAACGATTTTCCACAAAGTGGTGACGAAACGTATAACTTGTACAAATCTTTCCATTTTCCAAGTCGATCCGATCCATTCGTTCGTAGAGCTATTTACTCGATCGCAGACATTTCTGGAACACCTCTAACAGAGGGGCAAATAGTCAATTTTGAAAGAACTTATTGTCAACCTCTTTCAGATATGAATCTATCTGATTCAGAAGGGAAGAACTTGCATCAGTatctcaatttcaattcaaacaTGGATTTGATTCACACTCCATGTTCTGAGAAAGATTTATCATCCGAAAAGAGGAAAAAACGGAGTCTTTGTCTAAAGAAATGCGTTGAGAAAGGGCAGATGTATAGAACCTTTCAACGAGATAGTGCTTTTTCAACTCTCTCAAAATGGAATCTATTCCAAACATATATGCCATGGTTCCTTACTTCGACAGGGTACAAATATCTAAATTTGATATTTTTAGATACTTTTTCAGACCTATTGCCAATACTAAGTAGCAGTCAAAAATTTGTATCCATTTTTCCTGATATTATGCATGGATCAGGTATATCATGGCGAATTCTTCAGAAAAAATTGTGTCTTCCACAATGGAATCTGATAAGTGAGATAAGTGAGATCTCGAGTAAGTGTTTACATAATCTTCTTCTGTCCGAAGAAATGATTCATCGAAATAATGAGTCACCATTGATATCGACACATCTGAGATCGCCAAATGCTCGGGAGTTCCTCTATTCAATCCTTTTCCTTCTTCTTGTTGCTGGATATCTCGTTCGTACACATCTTTTCTTTGTTTCCCGGGCCTCTAGTGAGTTACAGACAGAGTTCGAAAAGGTCAAATCTTTGATGATTCCATCATCTATGATTGAGTTGCGAAAACTTCTGGATAGGTATCCTACATCTGAACCGAATTCTTTCTGGTTAAAGAATCTCTTTCTAGTTGCTCTGGAACAATTAGGAGATTCTCTAGAAGAAATACTAATAGTTCATATTATTGTTCAATCGATCTCCAATTGTTATTGGATCACTACGTTCATCCTTAATTCATAGAATGGTTAATTGATAATCAATTGTCATTTTATCACTTCATTTATGTGCAATAACTCATAGAATGGCTCGATCGATCTTCAATTGTCCTTAAATCACTATGTTTATTCTTAATAATATGTAGAATGACTCAATTGAGCATCAATTGTCATTATATCACTACGTTTATCcttaataagccataaaatgaCTCAATTGTCATTAAATCATTTAGTTTATGTGTAATAATGCATATAATTGCTCGATCGATCTTTATTGTCATTGAATTACCATGTTTATCCTTAATAAATCATAGAATAGCTCAAATGatcattaattatcattaattcaCTTAATTTATGTGTGACAATTCATAGAAACACTCAATTGATCTTCAACTGTTTTTAAATTACTAAGATTATCCTTAATAATTTATCGAATGACTCAATTTTTATTAAATAACTTAGTTTGTGTGCAATACTTCATGGAACAGATCGACTGATCTTCAATTGTCATTGAATCACTACATTTATCCTTAGTAATTCATAATCTAGCTTAATTGATCATCAATTTTCATTAATCATTTAGTTTATGTGTAATAATTCATAGAATCGCTTGATCTATCTTCAATTATCATTGGGTTACTAGATTTATGCCCAACAACTACTTTAGTTGTGGCTACAACTATAGAAGTTGTTCCCACAACTGACTTTGTTGTTCCAACAATGTTAGCAGTTGTTCAACAACTTCAGTAATTATCGGACAACTCCTCTAATCGTACGACAACTGCTAAAATTTTTGTCTTACACCTAATAGAAGTTTTCAACAACTTTAGACGTGATCCGACAACTACAATAGTAATTCGGGGACAACTACTTAAGTTGTTGAAAAAACTCAATGATTTTAACATGTGGTGACTACTGTAATAGAATGACTCCATTAATGCAATATAATTCATAGAATGACTTGTTACCACAAGCTCTTAAATATACATCAAGATTGTTTGTTAAATTTAGATGATTAATAATAGCAACGTCAAATACTTATGACAAATAAAATCTCTTTCTCCCCTAAACATTAAG
Coding sequences within it:
- the LOC132601288 gene encoding protein Ycf2 B-like, producing MRGHQFKSWIFELREILREIKNSHHFLDSWTQFNSVGSFIHIFFHQERFLKLFDPRIWSILLSRNSQGSTSNRYFTIKGVILFVVAVLIYRINNRNMVERKNLYLIGLLPIPMNSIGPRNDTLEESVGSSNINRLIVSLLYLPKGKKISESCFLNPKESTWVLPITKKCSMPESNWGSRWWRNWIGKKRDSSCKISNETVAGIEILFKEKDLKYLEFLFVYYMDDPIRKDHDWELFDRLSLRKSRNRINLNSGPLFEILVKHWISYLMSAFREKIPIEVEGFFKQQGAGSTIQSNDIEHVSHLFSRNKWAISLQNCAQFHMWQFRQDLFVSWGKNPPESDFLRNVSRENWIWLDNVWLVNKDRFFSKVQNVSSNIQYDSTRSSFVQVTDSSQLKGSSDQSRDHLDSISNEDSEYHTLINQREIQQRKERSILWDPSFLQTERKEIESGRFPKCLSGYSSMSRLFTEREKQMINHLFPEEIEEFLGNPTRSVRSFFSDRWSELHLGSNPTERSTRDHKLLKKQQDLSFVPSRRSEKKEMVNIFKIITYLQNTVSIHPISSDPGCDMVPKDEPDMDSSNKISFLNKNPFFDLFHLFHDRNRGGYTLHYDFESEERFQEMADLFTLSITEPDLVYHKGFAFSIDSCGLDQKQFLNEARDESKKKSLLVLPPIFYEENESFSRRIRKKWVRISCGNDLEDPKPKIVVFASNNIMEAVTQYRLIRNLIQIQYSTYGYIRNVLNRFFLMNRSDRNFEYGIQRDQIGKDTLNHRTIMKYTINQYLSNLKKSQKKWFEPLILISRTERSMNRDPDAYRYKWSNGSKNFQEHLEQSVSEQKSRFQVVFDQLRIIQYSIDWSEVIDKKDLSKSLRLFLSKPLRFFLSKSLLFLSKSLLFLSNSLPFFCVSFGNIPIHRSEIYIYELKGPNDQLCNQLLESIGLQIVHLKKLKPFLLDDHDTSQKSKFLINGGTISPFLFNKIPKWMIDSFHTRNNRRKSFDNPDSYFSMIFHDQDNWLNPVKPFHRSSLISSFYKANRLRFLNNPHHFCFYWNTRFPFSVEKARINNSDFTYGQFLNILFIRNKIFSLCVGNKKHAFWGRDTISPIESQVSNIFIPNDFPQSGDETYNLYKSFHFPSRSDPFVRRAIYSIADISGTPLTEGQIVNFERTYCQPLSDMNLSDSEGKNLHQYLNFNSNMDLIHTPCSEKDLSSEKRKKRSLCLKKCVEKGQMYRTFQRDSAFSTLSKWNLFQTYMPWFLTSTGYKYLNLIFLDTFSDLLPILSSSQKFVSIFPDIMHGSGISWRILQKKLCLPQWNLISEISEISSKCLHNLLLSEEMIHRNNESPLISTHLRSPNAREFLYSILFLLLVAGYLVRTHLFFVSRASSELQTEFEKVKSLMIPSSMIELRKLLDRYPTSEPNSFWLKNLFLVALEQLGDSLEEILIVHIIVQSISNCYWITTFILNS